Below is a window of Verrucomicrobiia bacterium DNA.
GCCGGATTCAACGTCGGAAAAATGGCGGAAGGCCAGCGCAGCCGCACTCAAATTGGTGACGCGGTTTACACGGTCATTCCCATCAACCTCGTTTTGACTCCCGTGAAGCAGGACACATTGACGATTGGCCCCATCACAGCGCGCATGATTGTGGAACTGCCGTCTCCCAATCGGCGCCGCGATCCTTTCGACGCGTTCCTGTTCAACCGTCCGGATCAGCGCACGATCAATCTCAGCGCCGAACCTGAAACGCTGGAGTCCAAATCCCTGCCTGTTGCCAATCTCCCACCAGGCTTCAATGGCGCCATTGGCCAATACTCTTTGTCACTCAGCGCAGGCCCGACCAATGTGGCTGTCGGCGATCCCATCACGATCAAAGTGCAGATCACTGGCCGCGGATCGCTCGACAGCGTGTCGCTTCCGGAACAACCTGAATGGGCTCAATTCAGGCTTTATCCGCCCACGGCAAAAACTGAGACAACGGATCCACTCGGCGTTGAAGGATCGCGCATTTTCGAACAGGTCGTTGTGCCGCAAAGCACTGACGTATCCCTCCTGCCACAATTCTCGTTCAGCTACTTCGATCCCGAAATCCAATCCTTTCAAACGCTCACGCACCCGCCGATTCCGCTGACGGTCCGGCCCGCAGGATCGAGTCCGCAACCCACCCTTGCGAGCGCCGACGCCAGCGAAACGGCAGTTTCGGAAGACATCGTCCCAATCCGCCAGCGGCCTGGCAGACTGGTCGCACAGCAGGCGCCGCTGCTGCAACGGCCAGCCTTTCTTGCGCTGCAAAGCGTGCCGCTGGTGGCGCTGATCGGCGCCGTTCTCTGGCGCCGCCGACACGAAGCCGTTGCCAACAACCCGCGTTTGCGCCGTCAGCGTCAGGTGGCTGAAACCGTCCGGAACGGGATCGCCACCCTGAAACAGCATGCCGCGCAAAATCAATCGGATGATTTCTTTGCTACGGTTTTCCGGCTGTTGCAGGAACAATTGGGCGAGCGCCTGGATGTGCCTGCGCATTCCATCACCGAGTCTGTGGTCCAGGAACGATTGCGGCCACAAGGGCTTCCGGAAGAGACGCTTCGCTCGGTTGAGGAACTATTCCAGGCCTGCAATCTCGCCCGATACGCTCCGATCAAATCGAGCCAGGAACTCGCGGCGTTCATTCCGCGCGTCGAATCGGCCTTGCACGCTTTGCAGGAGGTGAAGCCATGATGCGGCTGCTCATGGCGTTGTTCCTCATCTGCTGCGGCACTCTGCATGCGCGTTCTGCTGAACTTCCGGAATTCGACCTCGCGAACCGCCTGTATGCGCAGGGCAAGTTCACTGAAGCTGCCTCAAACTATTTGCAATTGATTCAGGCCGGAAAACTTTCGCCTGCCATCTACTTCAACCTGGGAAACGCTTATTACAAGTCAGGCGAAGCCGGCCGCGCGATCGCGGCCTATCGCCACGCAGAAAGGTTGGGCCCGCGCGATCCCGATTTGCGCGCCAACCTGGAATTCGTCCGGCGACAGGTTCAAGGTCCGTCGCACCAACCCGCCCGTTTGGACCGCGCGATTGAGCGCTTCACGTTGAACGAGTGGACGGTCATCGCTTTGGCACCTTTCTGGATCTCGGTTCTCACCTTCGCCCTCATCCAGTTTCGTCCTGGCCTTCGCGGATCTCTGCGTGGACTGGCCTGGACGTTCGCTGCGATCGCATTGGTTGGATTCGCCGGAATGGGAATCGCTTGGAAACATGCGTC
It encodes the following:
- a CDS encoding BatD family protein: MNACSKRTLPASGIAIALTLFVLLLSSALLSAAQFTASLDRPVFELGDQAKLILTFEGGEPAGPPGAPRVPGLQIAYAGQTSQAIFINGRASSTLSYSYGVTAQRVGEYTIPEMVVTVGGQQLKSQPLKLTVTQPGAVAMGNAGQSLAMMKLAVPRKEVFVGETFTLQLNLYLHSSVQNFGNFQLTSFPAAGFNVGKMAEGQRSRTQIGDAVYTVIPINLVLTPVKQDTLTIGPITARMIVELPSPNRRRDPFDAFLFNRPDQRTINLSAEPETLESKSLPVANLPPGFNGAIGQYSLSLSAGPTNVAVGDPITIKVQITGRGSLDSVSLPEQPEWAQFRLYPPTAKTETTDPLGVEGSRIFEQVVVPQSTDVSLLPQFSFSYFDPEIQSFQTLTHPPIPLTVRPAGSSPQPTLASADASETAVSEDIVPIRQRPGRLVAQQAPLLQRPAFLALQSVPLVALIGAVLWRRRHEAVANNPRLRRQRQVAETVRNGIATLKQHAAQNQSDDFFATVFRLLQEQLGERLDVPAHSITESVVQERLRPQGLPEETLRSVEELFQACNLARYAPIKSSQELAAFIPRVESALHALQEVKP
- a CDS encoding tetratricopeptide repeat protein gives rise to the protein MMRLLMALFLICCGTLHARSAELPEFDLANRLYAQGKFTEAASNYLQLIQAGKLSPAIYFNLGNAYYKSGEAGRAIAAYRHAERLGPRDPDLRANLEFVRRQVQGPSHQPARLDRAIERFTLNEWTVIALAPFWISVLTFALIQFRPGLRGSLRGLAWTFAAIALVGFAGMGIAWKHASQPVAVVIATESTVRNGPLEEAPQAFSARNGAELQVIDEKDAWLQVSAGNRIGWLKRDDVILWRGI